In Lysobacter firmicutimachus, one genomic interval encodes:
- the lptD gene encoding LPS assembly protein LptD, producing MRKPLRLLPLSLCIAIALPAYAADDNENWGLCPLIDAVPSFDDAPTPTGTAEQRAEQPTDIDGGSLQRAGANENIVVQDNVRLSRGDQFLGTDKLTYNQESGKYTAEGHVRYQDSSMRLVAERAEGDQNADQHRIDEVDYQLTARRGNGGAERIELNGTKGSLHGSTYSTCAPNQRAWELRAHRIDIDTAEGMGVARSATLRIGKVPVLYVPWFVFPVDDRRRTGLLYPNISMSGKNGFDWRQPIYLNLAPNYDATLYPRYMARRGGSIGGEFRWLYENGSGEVSANWMPHDDLPNKDPQRYTDYRRDDPRGLFQIPKDRRPVDNRGEFALKASHRLDGTWYASANLAWVSDKYYLQDFSNSLYGQSAISLRSEIGLFGRGRYWDASFTADHNQLADFTLQENSLAYDRLPRATFHWAQPWNRWVETGVDTEAVRFQHEDMKFTPGDPAAPIGLRREIPGGSRFDIKPYVSFPLEGASWFIRPKLAYRYTAYELDGNLAAQLANQQADDYVNAHSRDTNPPVKTDELVRSFYNKSPHRALPITSIDAGMYFDRHTEIRGESYLHTLEPRVFYLRAPYRDQDGLPLFDTNPMSFSWGALFRDNRYSGADRQTDANQLTTALTTRLISEADGRERLAASIGQIQYFDDIRVTAGAEQPIKQGKSAWVADVSVSPSDRWTINATYQWDPRLRSEDVASLRARYLFGNSGVVNFAYRYRRNLAALPDARREDRDQYEQADFSFLYPINDNWSVVGRYYYSIKDKRPLEQIAGVQWESCCLAVRAIARRYQRNRSEDLNSSFQVEFELKGLGSAGQNTERVLRRAILGYNRDDLYLTPPSPTVSRENRGADADSTLDPTL from the coding sequence GTGCGCAAACCCCTCCGCCTGCTCCCGTTGTCGCTGTGCATCGCCATCGCCCTGCCCGCGTACGCGGCGGACGACAACGAGAACTGGGGCCTGTGTCCGCTGATCGACGCGGTGCCGTCCTTCGACGACGCCCCGACCCCGACCGGCACCGCCGAGCAACGCGCCGAGCAGCCCACCGACATCGACGGCGGCAGCCTGCAGCGCGCCGGCGCCAACGAGAACATCGTCGTGCAGGACAATGTGCGCCTGAGCCGCGGCGACCAGTTCCTCGGCACCGACAAGCTCACCTACAACCAGGAATCCGGCAAGTACACCGCCGAGGGCCACGTCCGTTACCAGGACTCGAGCATGCGCCTGGTGGCCGAGCGGGCCGAAGGCGACCAGAACGCCGACCAGCACCGCATCGACGAGGTCGACTACCAGCTGACCGCGCGCCGCGGCAACGGCGGCGCCGAGCGGATCGAGCTCAACGGCACCAAGGGCTCGCTGCACGGCTCGACCTATTCCACCTGCGCGCCGAACCAGCGCGCCTGGGAACTGCGCGCCCACCGCATCGACATCGATACCGCCGAAGGCATGGGCGTGGCGCGCAGCGCCACCCTGCGGATCGGCAAGGTGCCGGTGCTGTACGTGCCCTGGTTCGTGTTCCCGGTCGACGACCGCCGCCGCACCGGCCTGCTGTACCCGAACATCTCCATGTCGGGCAAGAACGGCTTCGACTGGCGCCAGCCGATCTACCTCAACCTGGCGCCGAACTACGACGCCACCTTGTACCCGCGCTACATGGCGCGCCGCGGCGGCTCGATCGGCGGCGAGTTCCGCTGGCTGTACGAGAACGGCTCCGGCGAGGTCTCGGCCAACTGGATGCCGCACGACGACCTGCCGAACAAGGACCCGCAGCGCTATACCGACTACCGCCGCGACGACCCGCGCGGCCTGTTCCAGATTCCCAAGGACCGCCGCCCGGTCGACAACCGCGGCGAGTTCGCGCTCAAGGCCAGCCATCGCCTCGACGGCACCTGGTACGCCAGCGCCAACCTGGCCTGGGTCAGCGACAAGTACTACCTGCAGGACTTCAGCAACAGCCTGTACGGCCAGTCGGCGATCTCGCTGCGCAGCGAAATCGGCCTGTTCGGCCGCGGCCGCTACTGGGACGCCAGCTTCACCGCCGACCACAACCAACTGGCCGACTTCACCCTGCAGGAAAACTCGCTGGCCTACGATCGCCTGCCGCGCGCGACCTTCCACTGGGCGCAGCCGTGGAACCGCTGGGTCGAGACCGGCGTCGACACCGAGGCGGTGCGTTTCCAGCACGAGGACATGAAGTTCACCCCGGGCGACCCGGCCGCGCCGATCGGGCTGCGCCGCGAGATCCCCGGCGGCAGCCGCTTCGACATCAAGCCCTACGTCAGCTTCCCGCTGGAGGGCGCGTCCTGGTTCATCCGGCCCAAGCTGGCCTACCGCTACACCGCCTACGAGCTGGACGGGAACCTGGCCGCACAGTTGGCCAACCAGCAGGCCGACGACTATGTAAACGCGCATAGCAGAGACACCAATCCGCCGGTCAAGACCGACGAACTGGTGCGCAGTTTCTACAACAAGTCGCCGCACCGCGCCCTGCCGATCACCTCGATCGACGCCGGCATGTACTTCGACCGCCACACCGAAATCCGCGGCGAAAGCTACCTGCACACGCTGGAACCGCGCGTGTTCTACCTGCGCGCGCCGTACCGCGACCAGGACGGCCTGCCGCTGTTCGACACCAACCCGATGTCGTTCAGCTGGGGCGCGCTGTTCCGCGACAACCGCTATTCCGGCGCCGACCGCCAGACCGACGCCAACCAGCTCACCACGGCCCTGACCACCCGCCTGATCAGCGAGGCCGACGGCCGCGAGCGGCTGGCCGCCAGCATCGGCCAGATCCAGTATTTCGACGACATCCGCGTCACCGCCGGCGCCGAACAGCCGATCAAGCAGGGCAAGTCGGCCTGGGTGGCCGACGTCAGCGTCTCGCCCAGCGACCGCTGGACCATCAACGCCACCTACCAGTGGGACCCGCGCCTGCGCAGCGAGGACGTGGCCAGCCTGCGCGCGCGCTACCTGTTCGGCAATTCCGGCGTGGTCAACTTCGCCTACCGCTACCGCCGCAACCTGGCCGCGCTGCCCGACGCCCGCCGCGAGGACCGCGACCAGTACGAGCAGGCCGACTTCTCCTTCCTGTACCCGATCAACGACAACTGGAGCGTGGTCGGCCGCTACTACTACTCGATCAAGGACAAGCGCCCCCTCGAGCAGATCGCCGGCGTGCAATGGGAAAGCTGCTGCCTGGCGGTGCGCGCGATCGCCCGCCGCTACCAGCGCAACCGCTCCGAAGACCTCAACAGCTCCTTTCAGGTGGAGTTCGAACTCAAGGGTCTAGGCTCGGCCGGCCAGAACACGGAGCGCGTTTTGCGCCGTGCTATTCTCGGCTACAACCGCGACGACCTGTACCTGACGCCGCCGTCTCCCACGGTCAGCCGCGAAAACCGCGGCGCCGACGCCGACTCGACCCTCGACCCGACCCTATGA
- a CDS encoding peptidylprolyl isomerase, with protein MNKIFASRPLLASPVLASLLAVGSLFGGAAYAQDTQPIDRIAAVVDEDVILKTELDRALANILSQYAGRSEQLPPRDVLERQVLERLILVKIQVAQALGTGVRVGDPEVEQAIAGIANSNRISVDQLRQQVARDGSSFADFRSSVRDELLIQRLRQRFAQTRVSVSDAEIDAALAAQANSGTQYHLAHILIALPEGATPEQIATAQKKVDGVKALIDKGEMDFNAAAVRYSDSPNALEGGDLGWRSMDEIPAAFAELMRKMTPGQVTEPLRGASGFQLLKLVEVRDASQSGPKMVTQYHARHILIRTNDNVSDAQAKAKADTLRARLAGGAKFEDVVKESSEDLTSQTKGGDLGWFMQDEFGPEFGGAVAALADNEISAPVRTQAGYHIVQRLGTRQSDVSDQSKRAQVQETIGRRKLEEEWNRFLREKRGEAYVDFRIGKGSEQNNPPAEPAKPATSGG; from the coding sequence ATGAACAAAATTTTCGCGAGCCGCCCGCTCCTTGCGAGCCCGGTTTTGGCAAGTCTGCTGGCCGTCGGCTCGTTGTTCGGCGGGGCGGCCTACGCCCAGGACACCCAGCCGATCGACCGCATCGCCGCGGTGGTGGACGAGGACGTGATCCTCAAGACCGAGCTCGACCGGGCCTTGGCCAACATCCTCAGCCAGTACGCTGGGCGCAGCGAACAGCTGCCGCCGCGCGACGTGCTCGAGCGCCAGGTCCTGGAGCGCCTGATCCTGGTCAAGATTCAGGTCGCCCAGGCCCTGGGCACCGGCGTTCGGGTCGGCGATCCGGAGGTCGAGCAGGCCATCGCCGGCATCGCCAATTCCAACCGCATCAGCGTCGACCAGCTGCGCCAACAGGTCGCCCGCGACGGCAGCTCGTTCGCCGACTTCCGCAGCTCGGTCCGCGACGAATTGCTGATCCAGCGCCTGCGCCAGCGCTTCGCCCAGACCCGGGTCTCGGTCAGCGACGCCGAAATCGACGCCGCCCTGGCCGCCCAGGCCAATTCCGGCACCCAGTACCACCTGGCCCACATCCTGATCGCCCTGCCCGAAGGCGCCACCCCGGAGCAGATCGCGACCGCGCAGAAGAAGGTCGACGGCGTCAAGGCGCTGATCGACAAGGGCGAGATGGACTTCAACGCCGCCGCCGTCCGCTATTCCGACAGCCCCAACGCGCTGGAAGGCGGCGACCTGGGCTGGCGCAGCATGGACGAGATCCCGGCCGCGTTCGCCGAGCTCATGCGCAAGATGACCCCGGGCCAGGTCACCGAGCCCTTGCGCGGCGCCAGCGGCTTCCAGCTGCTGAAGCTGGTCGAGGTGCGCGACGCCTCGCAGAGCGGCCCGAAGATGGTCACCCAGTACCACGCCCGCCACATCCTGATCCGCACCAACGACAACGTCAGCGACGCCCAGGCCAAGGCCAAGGCCGACACCCTGCGCGCCCGCCTCGCCGGCGGCGCCAAGTTCGAGGACGTGGTCAAGGAAAGCTCGGAAGACCTGACCTCGCAGACCAAGGGCGGCGACCTGGGCTGGTTCATGCAGGACGAGTTCGGTCCGGAGTTCGGCGGCGCCGTCGCCGCGCTGGCCGACAACGAAATCTCCGCGCCGGTGCGCACCCAGGCCGGCTACCACATCGTCCAGCGCCTCGGCACCCGCCAGAGCGACGTCTCCGACCAGAGCAAGCGCGCTCAGGTCCAGGAGACCATCGGCCGGCGCAAGCTGGAAGAAGAGTGGAACCGCTTCCTGCGCGAGAAGCGCGGCGAGGCCTATGTCGACTTCCGTATCGGCAAGGGCTCGGAGCAGAACAACCCGCCGGCCGAGCCGGCCAAGCCCGCCACCTCCGGCGGTTGA
- the rsmA gene encoding 16S rRNA (adenine(1518)-N(6)/adenine(1519)-N(6))-dimethyltransferase RsmA — protein MTGTAKTHAKGFKPEAKKHLGQHFLHDAGVIGMIVHAVDPKPGDRLVEIGPGQGAITFPLLDRHGELTVIEFDRDLIFPLTETARAHGTLEVIHRDVLTVDFSALAHNGGPIRLVGNLPYNLSSPILFHALEHAAAIVDMHFMLQKEVVDRMAAVPGSKVYGRLSVMLQAYCQVIALFDVPPAAFRPPPKVDSAVVRMIPHPPEKIGIADHALFARVVRDAFGQRRKTLRNALSQVCDGAAIEAAGLRPDARAEQIEVADFVRLANSLAASGAALAEPG, from the coding sequence ATGACCGGCACGGCCAAGACCCATGCCAAGGGCTTCAAGCCCGAAGCGAAAAAACACCTCGGCCAGCACTTCCTGCACGACGCCGGCGTCATCGGCATGATCGTGCACGCCGTCGACCCCAAGCCCGGCGACCGCCTGGTCGAGATCGGCCCCGGCCAGGGCGCGATCACCTTCCCGCTGCTGGATCGCCACGGCGAACTGACCGTGATCGAGTTCGACCGCGACCTGATCTTCCCGCTGACCGAGACCGCGCGCGCCCACGGCACCCTGGAGGTGATCCACCGCGACGTGCTCACGGTGGATTTCAGCGCCCTGGCCCACAACGGCGGGCCGATCCGGCTGGTCGGCAACCTGCCCTACAACCTGTCCTCGCCGATCCTGTTCCATGCCCTGGAGCACGCCGCGGCGATCGTCGACATGCACTTCATGCTGCAGAAAGAAGTGGTCGACCGCATGGCCGCCGTGCCGGGCAGCAAGGTCTACGGCCGGCTCAGCGTGATGCTGCAGGCCTATTGCCAGGTGATCGCCCTGTTCGACGTGCCGCCGGCCGCGTTCCGGCCGCCGCCGAAGGTCGATTCGGCGGTGGTGCGGATGATTCCGCATCCGCCGGAGAAAATCGGCATCGCCGACCACGCGCTGTTCGCGCGGGTGGTCCGCGACGCCTTCGGCCAGCGGCGCAAGACCTTGCGCAACGCCTTGTCGCAGGTCTGCGACGGCGCCGCGATCGAGGCCGCCGGCCTGCGCCCGGACGCGCGCGCCGAGCAGATCGAGGTCGCCGATTTCGTCCGCCTGGCCAACTCGCTCGCCGCCAGCGGCGCGGCCCTGGCCGAACCCGGCTGA
- a CDS encoding DUF1287 domain-containing protein, with protein sequence MPPARHGRRRPAQRQRRSAAQAATALLAVALLAACSPDTTPHPEGRGDVRARPGLSPAATGPAPPWVAAARAQIGVTRFYDPAYVRLAYPGGDVAADRGVCTDVVIRALRSQGLDLQQAVHEDMRANFAAYPGLWGATATDRSIDHRRVPNLRRWFERQRWSLPPSDRPADYRPGDLVTWVLPGNLPHIGIVSERRGWSGRPLILHNIGRGTQEEDLLFAYPITGRYRPQAAAIAAWARRADAGAETAAAP encoded by the coding sequence ATGCCGCCTGCGCGCCACGGACGGCGTCGCCCTGCGCAGCGGCAGCGCCGTTCGGCCGCGCAGGCCGCGACGGCGCTGCTCGCCGTCGCGCTGCTCGCCGCCTGCTCGCCCGATACGACGCCGCACCCCGAGGGGCGTGGCGACGTCCGCGCCCGGCCGGGGCTCTCGCCAGCGGCGACCGGACCGGCGCCGCCCTGGGTCGCAGCGGCCCGCGCGCAGATCGGCGTGACCCGTTTCTACGACCCGGCCTACGTGCGCCTGGCCTATCCCGGCGGCGACGTCGCCGCCGACCGCGGCGTCTGCACCGACGTGGTGATCCGCGCCCTGCGCAGCCAGGGCCTGGACCTGCAGCAGGCCGTGCACGAGGACATGCGCGCGAACTTCGCCGCCTACCCCGGGCTGTGGGGCGCGACCGCGACCGACCGCAGCATCGACCACCGCCGGGTGCCGAACCTGCGACGCTGGTTCGAACGCCAGCGCTGGTCGCTGCCGCCCAGCGATCGCCCGGCCGACTACCGTCCCGGCGATCTGGTGACCTGGGTGCTGCCGGGCAATCTGCCGCACATCGGCATCGTGTCCGAGCGGCGCGGCTGGAGCGGCCGGCCGCTGATCCTGCACAACATCGGCCGCGGCACCCAGGAAGAAGACCTGCTGTTCGCCTATCCGATCACCGGCCGCTATCGGCCGCAGGCGGCCGCCATCGCCGCCTGGGCGCGGCGCGCCGATGCCGGCGCGGAAACCGCCGCGGCGCCGTAG
- a CDS encoding thymidylate synthase: MQQYLDLLRHVLERGSDKSDRTGTGTRSVFGWQMRFDLNQGFPLVTTKKLHLRSIVHELLWFLKGETNIAYLKEHKVSIWDEWADADGELGPVYGKQWRRWSGADGVEVDQIHWVVEEIKRNPDSRRLIVSAWNVADLPRMALMPCHALFQFYVVDGKLSCQLYQRSGDIFLGVPFNIASYALLTHMVAQACGLGVGDFVHTLGDAHLYSNHFEQAREQLTRAPRALPTLKLNPGIKDVFGFGYDDIAIEGYDPWPAIKAPVAV; this comes from the coding sequence ATGCAGCAATATCTCGACCTGCTTCGTCATGTGCTGGAACGCGGCAGCGACAAGTCCGACCGCACCGGCACCGGCACCCGCAGCGTGTTCGGCTGGCAGATGCGCTTCGATCTGAACCAGGGCTTCCCGCTGGTCACGACCAAGAAGCTGCACCTGCGCTCGATCGTGCACGAGCTGCTGTGGTTCCTGAAGGGCGAGACCAACATCGCCTATCTGAAGGAACACAAGGTCAGCATCTGGGACGAGTGGGCCGACGCCGACGGCGAGCTGGGCCCGGTCTACGGCAAGCAGTGGCGGCGCTGGTCCGGCGCCGACGGGGTCGAGGTCGACCAGATCCACTGGGTGGTCGAGGAGATCAAGCGCAATCCCGACTCGCGCCGGCTGATCGTCAGCGCCTGGAACGTGGCCGACCTGCCGCGGATGGCGCTGATGCCCTGCCATGCGCTGTTCCAGTTCTACGTGGTCGACGGCAAGCTCAGCTGCCAGTTGTACCAGCGCAGCGGCGACATCTTCCTCGGCGTGCCGTTCAACATCGCCAGCTACGCCCTGCTGACCCACATGGTCGCGCAGGCCTGCGGCCTGGGCGTGGGCGATTTCGTCCACACCCTCGGCGACGCGCATCTGTACTCGAACCACTTCGAGCAGGCGCGCGAGCAGCTCACGCGCGCGCCGCGCGCGCTGCCGACGCTGAAGCTCAATCCCGGGATCAAGGACGTGTTCGGCTTCGGCTACGACGACATCGCGATCGAAGGCTACGACCCGTGGCCGGCGATCAAGGCGCCGGTCGCGGTCTGA
- a CDS encoding dihydrofolate reductase — protein MTRLVLIAALDRKLAIGRDNALPWRLVDDLKRFKALTLGKPLLMGRKTALSLGRALPGRRNLVLTRSARAPFPGMEPVDSVEQALHGVQAEGAPELCVIGGGEVYALCLPAAARLHLTWVDTEVENADAYFPRFDREEWRVTARESHAADARNEFAFEFVDYLRVGMD, from the coding sequence ATGACCCGACTGGTATTGATCGCCGCCCTCGACCGCAAGCTGGCCATCGGCCGCGACAACGCATTGCCGTGGCGGCTGGTCGACGATCTCAAGCGCTTCAAGGCGCTGACCCTGGGCAAGCCGCTGCTGATGGGGCGCAAGACCGCGCTGTCGCTGGGCCGGGCTCTGCCGGGCCGGCGCAACCTGGTGCTGACCCGCTCGGCGCGGGCGCCCTTTCCGGGAATGGAGCCGGTGGATTCGGTCGAGCAGGCCTTGCACGGCGTGCAGGCCGAAGGCGCGCCGGAGCTGTGCGTGATCGGCGGCGGCGAGGTCTATGCCTTGTGCCTGCCGGCCGCGGCGCGACTGCACCTGACCTGGGTCGATACCGAGGTCGAGAACGCCGACGCCTATTTCCCGCGCTTCGATCGCGAAGAATGGCGGGTGACCGCGCGCGAGTCGCATGCGGCCGACGCGCGCAACGAGTTCGCGTTCGAATTCGTCGACTACCTGCGCGTCGGCATGGATTGA
- the apaG gene encoding Co2+/Mg2+ efflux protein ApaG — translation MEHRHDYAFDIDVATRYLDDQSEPEQDRYVFAYTIHIRNAGKVPARLMSRHWVITDANGKVQEVRGDGVVGEQPWLRPGDDYEYTSGAVLETSLGTMEGSYAMVADDGTRFDAPIPAFTLTVPRTLH, via the coding sequence ATGGAACACCGTCACGACTACGCCTTCGACATCGACGTCGCCACCCGCTATCTGGACGACCAGTCCGAGCCGGAGCAGGACCGTTATGTCTTCGCCTACACCATCCACATCCGCAATGCCGGCAAGGTGCCGGCGCGGCTGATGTCGCGGCACTGGGTGATCACCGACGCCAACGGCAAGGTGCAGGAAGTGCGCGGCGACGGCGTGGTCGGCGAACAGCCGTGGCTGCGCCCCGGCGACGATTACGAGTACACCTCCGGCGCGGTGCTGGAAACCAGCCTGGGGACGATGGAAGGCAGCTACGCGATGGTCGCCGACGACGGCACCCGTTTCGACGCGCCGATTCCGGCGTTCACGCTCACCGTTCCGCGCACCCTGCACTGA
- the lgt gene encoding prolipoprotein diacylglyceryl transferase, producing the protein MTILHQIDPIALSLGPLQVHWYGIMYLLGFVTAWWLGRQRVRAGRLPGVGEQAYGDLLFYAMLGVVLGGRIGYVLFYNFAELAKDPLMLFRIWEGGMSFHGGLLGVMAAVLWWSHRHRTHFFDSMDFIAPLVPPGLGFGRLGNYIGGELWGKPTEAGWGVIFPRAPEFAGWTSEQLQTQFAAGALERFARHPSQLYQAALEGLVMFLALWWFSRKPRPRYAVSGLFALLYGCFRFLVEFVRVPDAQIGDHGYLAFGWLTMGQVLSTPLIVLGLFWLWLSTRSPTLQPQPAAAEPAKG; encoded by the coding sequence ATGACCATCCTGCACCAGATCGATCCGATCGCCCTGAGCCTGGGCCCGCTGCAAGTCCACTGGTACGGGATCATGTATCTGCTCGGCTTCGTCACCGCCTGGTGGCTGGGCCGGCAGCGGGTCCGCGCCGGGCGTCTGCCCGGGGTCGGCGAGCAGGCCTATGGCGATCTGCTGTTCTACGCCATGCTCGGCGTCGTGCTCGGCGGGCGCATCGGCTATGTGCTGTTCTACAACTTCGCCGAGCTGGCGAAGGACCCGCTGATGCTGTTCCGGATCTGGGAAGGCGGCATGAGTTTCCACGGCGGCCTGCTCGGCGTGATGGCCGCGGTGCTGTGGTGGTCGCACCGGCACCGCACGCACTTCTTCGACAGCATGGATTTCATCGCCCCGCTGGTGCCGCCCGGGCTGGGCTTCGGCCGGCTCGGCAACTACATCGGCGGCGAGTTGTGGGGCAAGCCCACCGAAGCCGGCTGGGGCGTGATCTTCCCGCGCGCGCCGGAGTTCGCCGGCTGGACCAGCGAGCAGTTGCAGACCCAGTTCGCCGCCGGCGCGCTGGAGCGTTTCGCCCGCCACCCCTCGCAGCTGTACCAGGCGGCGTTGGAAGGCTTGGTCATGTTCCTGGCGCTGTGGTGGTTCTCGCGCAAGCCGCGCCCGCGCTATGCGGTGTCCGGCCTGTTCGCGCTGCTGTACGGCTGCTTCCGCTTCCTGGTCGAGTTCGTGCGCGTGCCCGATGCGCAGATCGGCGACCACGGCTATCTGGCGTTCGGTTGGCTGACCATGGGCCAGGTGCTGAGCACGCCGCTGATCGTGCTCGGCCTGTTCTGGCTGTGGCTGTCGACCCGTTCGCCGACGCTGCAACCGCAGCCGGCCGCGGCCGAACCGGCGAAGGGCTGA
- the pdxA gene encoding 4-hydroxythreonine-4-phosphate dehydrogenase PdxA: MTPPRLALVPGEPAGVGPELCVRLLQQPRDYDLIAYADPRSLRAAADALALPLTLLPPDRPSRAPGEVAVVEIPNPVLPAFGTPEPANAAAVIQALRDAAQACLDGRLDGIVTGPVHKAAINQGGIAYTGTTELLAEQAGCEVVMMLANAVVRVALATTHLPLRQVADAIRPEPLARTLRILDAALRRDFGLTRPAIAVLGLNPHAGEAGHLGREEIEVIEPLLERLRGEGLNLIGPLPADTAFLPAKLRGYDAVLAMYHDQGLPVLKYSGFEHAVNLTLGLPYPRVAVDHGTALDLAGRGLADPSSLIAAATACARIARTRRQTGATP; the protein is encoded by the coding sequence GTGACCCCGCCCCGGCTCGCGCTGGTGCCGGGCGAGCCGGCCGGCGTCGGGCCGGAGCTGTGCGTGCGGCTGCTGCAGCAACCGCGCGACTACGACCTGATCGCCTACGCCGACCCGCGCAGCCTGCGCGCCGCGGCCGACGCCCTCGCCCTGCCCCTGACCCTGTTGCCCCCGGACCGTCCCTCGCGGGCGCCGGGCGAAGTGGCCGTGGTCGAAATCCCCAACCCCGTGCTGCCGGCCTTCGGCACCCCCGAGCCGGCCAACGCCGCGGCCGTGATCCAGGCCCTGCGCGACGCCGCCCAGGCCTGCCTGGACGGGCGCCTGGACGGCATCGTCACCGGCCCGGTGCACAAGGCCGCGATCAACCAGGGCGGCATCGCCTACACCGGCACCACCGAGCTGCTGGCCGAACAGGCCGGCTGCGAGGTGGTGATGATGCTCGCCAACGCCGTCGTCCGGGTCGCCCTGGCGACCACCCACCTGCCCCTGCGCCAGGTCGCCGACGCGATCCGGCCCGAACCGCTGGCGCGCACCCTGCGCATCCTCGACGCCGCCCTGCGCCGCGATTTCGGCCTGACGCGGCCGGCCATCGCCGTGCTCGGCCTGAACCCGCACGCCGGCGAGGCCGGGCATCTGGGGCGGGAGGAGATCGAGGTGATCGAGCCGCTGCTGGAACGCCTGCGCGGCGAAGGCCTGAACCTGATCGGCCCGCTGCCGGCCGACACCGCCTTCCTGCCGGCCAAGCTGCGCGGCTACGACGCGGTCTTGGCCATGTACCACGACCAGGGCCTGCCGGTGCTCAAATACAGCGGCTTCGAACACGCCGTGAACCTGACCCTGGGCCTACCCTATCCGCGCGTCGCGGTCGATCACGGCACCGCGCTCGACCTGGCCGGCCGCGGCCTGGCCGACCCGTCCAGCCTGATCGCCGCCGCCACCGCCTGCGCGCGCATCGCGCGCACCCGCCGCCAGACCGGAGCCACGCCATGA
- a CDS encoding TPM domain-containing protein yields the protein MRWWRHLFAPSSRRLFPEASLQRIAAAIAAGEARHRGQVCFAVEERLPWRALWAGRDARAAARAAFAGLGVWDTAGNSGVLLYLLLAEHRIEIVADRGYAARVGDERWQAVCESIQRGLAAGEAEAAVIAGIAALSEIVAEHFPRGPADAAAGGNELPDRPVLL from the coding sequence ATGCGTTGGTGGCGGCACCTGTTCGCGCCCTCCTCGCGGCGCCTGTTTCCGGAAGCGAGCCTGCAGCGCATCGCGGCGGCGATCGCCGCCGGCGAGGCGCGCCATCGCGGCCAGGTCTGCTTCGCGGTCGAAGAGCGCTTGCCGTGGCGCGCGCTGTGGGCCGGGCGCGACGCGCGCGCGGCGGCGCGGGCGGCGTTCGCCGGACTCGGCGTGTGGGACACCGCCGGCAACAGCGGCGTGCTGCTGTACCTGTTGCTGGCCGAGCACCGGATCGAAATCGTCGCCGACCGCGGTTACGCGGCGCGGGTCGGCGACGAGCGTTGGCAGGCGGTATGCGAGTCGATCCAGCGCGGCCTGGCCGCCGGCGAGGCCGAGGCGGCGGTGATCGCCGGCATCGCGGCGCTGAGCGAGATCGTCGCCGAACACTTCCCGCGCGGCCCGGCCGATGCGGCGGCGGGCGGCAACGAGCTGCCGGACCGGCCGGTGCTGTTGTAG
- a CDS encoding symmetrical bis(5'-nucleosyl)-tetraphosphatase — protein sequence MSVWAIGDLQGCYDATQRLLERIAFDPARDTLWFCGDLVNRGGQSLETLRLVHSLRQNSIVVLGNHDLSLLAIGERTEEEQRKVNPDLQRIVLAEDRNELLGWLRMQKLVHADRKLGWMMVHAGLAPKWTTGMAERHAREVEERLHGDQYRRLLKNMYGDRPAWNPKLAGIDRHRAIINVFTRLRYCTPRGRIAFEDKGSPGTQPVGLYPWYEVPGRAERDLKIVCGHWSTLGLFIGHGVHAIDTGAVWGGKLTALQLDTDELRLVQVPGRDVPAQPPRPRPPRPPQGG from the coding sequence ATGAGCGTTTGGGCTATCGGCGACCTGCAAGGCTGTTACGACGCGACCCAGCGACTGCTGGAGCGGATCGCGTTCGATCCGGCGCGCGACACGCTTTGGTTTTGCGGCGATCTGGTGAACCGCGGCGGCCAGTCGCTGGAAACCTTGCGCCTGGTGCATTCGCTGCGCCAGAACAGCATCGTCGTGCTCGGCAACCACGACCTGTCGCTGCTGGCGATCGGCGAGCGCACCGAGGAAGAGCAGCGCAAGGTCAATCCCGACCTGCAGCGCATCGTGCTGGCCGAGGACCGCAACGAACTGCTGGGCTGGCTGCGCATGCAGAAACTGGTCCACGCCGACCGCAAGCTCGGCTGGATGATGGTCCACGCCGGCCTGGCGCCGAAATGGACCACCGGCATGGCCGAGCGCCATGCGCGCGAGGTCGAGGAGCGCCTGCACGGCGATCAATACCGGCGCCTGCTCAAGAACATGTACGGCGATCGCCCGGCCTGGAATCCCAAGCTGGCCGGGATCGACCGCCACCGCGCGATCATCAACGTCTTCACCCGCCTGCGCTATTGCACGCCGCGCGGCCGGATCGCGTTCGAGGACAAGGGCAGCCCCGGCACCCAGCCGGTCGGCCTCTACCCCTGGTACGAAGTGCCGGGCCGGGCCGAACGCGATCTCAAGATCGTCTGCGGCCACTGGTCCACCCTGGGGCTGTTCATCGGCCACGGCGTGCACGCGATCGACACCGGTGCGGTCTGGGGCGGCAAGCTCACCGCGCTGCAGTTGGACACCGACGAACTGCGGCTGGTCCAAGTGCCCGGCCGCGACGTGCCGGCGCAACCGCCGCGGCCGCGGCCGCCGCGCCCGCCGCAGGGCGGCTGA